A window of Chryseobacterium sp. IHB B 17019 genomic DNA:
AAAGTGGAAACTTAAATAGAGTAGGCAATAACATTAAAAACAACAAAATGATGAGATAACTAATCTCTGATAAAAAAATATTGCCAAAAAATGAAAAATGTAATACTTCTTAAAAATAGGGCGCAAATATCCAGTTTTACAGATATAAATTTGAAGACTCGGATACTTGCAATCCTATTCACTTACTTAATACTATGAAGATGTATGAGTTGGGTGATTGGTTTTGATAAAAACAGGATGCAAACATTTCTTTTAATGTTTAAATGTTTGCAGTCCTGTAAACACACTTTACTAATAATGAGATTAATCTTTCTAATTTTATAAAATAGGAAAGGAACAATCAAGATGCACGTTGGTGAAAGTCCCTATTCCTATTTTGCACACTATATAAAACATGAAATGTAATTTTTATAATAGGAAGCAAATAGCCAACCTTAGATTGGGATGAAATTCTGCAATTGGCTATTTGGCTGATCCTATTCCACCTAATAATACTGTATTGTTCTAAAAGCATTTACATTCAGTAAGGTTTGTTAATTAAATTATTGACAATATTCCGGGTTTTTCAAACGGCATTATTTACTGATTATGGAACAAGATTTTGCCTTCCGGATATTTAGCTTCATTTCTAAATATTTTCTGATGAGCAGATGAACATGATAAGCCACAAAAGCCAATAATTTTATTTAGTTGTGTTTTTTTAAGATATTAACTAACCTTGAATAGAATGCAAATGCCTGTTCTTAAAGTGTTTTCTCCATTTTGTTACCGTATTTCTGCTGAGTTTGAAATGATTGGCAAGTTGGGTGTTGTTTAGATTATTTTTTACTTGATAATCTAGGATTTCAATAATTGTTTTCTCATCATAAGACCGGTGTTTCTGATTGAAGATCTGCGTTTCTTTATCCCTGATGCCAAAAATTATCAGGTTAAGCCTTATCACATCAAGTATTGAGATCACTTCCTTGTTGAGAATTGGTCTGCATTCCTCCTTCTTTCCCGGGCATTTGATGCTGATAATATCACTATATATCAATTTATAATTGGGCTGTTTACGTTCCATGATACTGAATTTAATTGTTAATATTTGATGTATTATATTCCTTATGTATTCTCTTTTCATGGTTTTGATATTTTACAATCCACCTGTGTAGCGTTGTTTTGGGAATACTATATTTTTCTACAACCTGTCCGATATTTTTTTCCCCGGAGGTGATAAGCCCCGTGATAAAATCTATTACTTCTTTCGTGTAGATGTTTTTTCTAAATTGAGGCATATCGCTCGGCTTCTCTTTATTGCCGCTGTATGCGTTGCTTTGAGGAGAGAAAAGTATCAGATGTTGTGAGTATATTCTGAAGAAATCATATTCCAGGAGTTTACTCCATTTTAATAAAATATCAGTATCTATACTTTTCGAGTCAAACATTTTTTCAATTTCTTCTTCAGAACAATTAAAAAAATTACATACTCTGGCAATCTCCATTTCGGATTCTAAAAATCTTAGCTTGATTAAAGCTCCTGCATTTATATTTTTAAAAGATTTCATAACAATTTTTTTTTATAAGTTGGAATTCTTTTTCGAAATTGTTTAAGCAAATCTAATAGCTGTTAACCTGAGATTGAAATTTTTGCCTGTTAATTCGTGTTAACCAAAGCGGTTGTTTCTTCTAAGTAAGTGTTAACTTGTAAATTATTATGTATTTGATTTTTAATGCATTGTGTTTTTAAACATGTTATTTTTCAAATTAGACGAAAATCTAAAAAGTAACAGGCAGGTGGTTAAACGAATTTGTTTTATTAATCAATATTTGAAGTTTTTGATTTTATTGGTTAAACTTTTAACCCATTCTCGGATAAATTCCAATTTCATTTGCAAAAGTTTCCAAACAGAACAAAAAACAGAAAAATCAATTCAATTTTTAGATATTTCCAATTTTCTTGATGTTATCAAAATACGGTATATTTTGCATCTTAAATTAATTTTTTTAATCTGATTATCAGTTTGTTATTGATAGGGTTGATCAGAATTGTCAATTTGCATAATCTTCAGTCTGCTCAGATTTTCAATGGTTTTTTTTTCTAAATTGGAAATATGATTCGTAAGCTAATTTTTGTCCTCATATCATTACTGATAATGAATTCTTGTCATTCTGAGAATGATAATGACTATTTTCATGGGATAGATAAGGAAGTAACAGAAATAAACCAACACCAGTGGAAAGTTTATGCTATTTATAAGAGAGAACTTAAAAAATATCAGACGACAAAAGATCTCAAATATCTGCTGAGCAGCAAATATGTAGAATCATTTCTGGATCCCGATAATAAATCTAAACAGATATCCATAATATATGAACTTTTAAGAATTAATGATGATGAAAATGACTACATTACAATAGCGTGTAATTTTTTTCTTTCGCTTAAAATTGAAGATACATCCCCAAAACTTTCTCTGCAATTCCTGAATGAAGCCATTAAAATAGATGAAAAAAAAGAGAACCACTTTTTCCTGCCACATCTCTACCATGCAAAAGGGAGGTGGTATTTTAAACATAAAAATTACTCTCTAGCTAAAATATATTTCGCCAAAGCACTGAGAAATTTTAAAAAAAGTGATGTTTTATATATAGCCTCCATGTACAATAATTTTGCGATGTGCAACAGTAAGCTTCGCAGTGTGGATTCTGCAATTAATCATATTCGTTTTGCGATACAACTGTTAAGGAATAAAAAAAATCTTACCGAAGATGAACTGTTTTTCATGTATATAATGAAAGGAAATCTTGGAAGTTTTTACCTTGAAAAAAAAGATTATGCAAAAGCTGAGCTTTATTTTAACGAACAGATAAATTTTCAGATAAAAGCCAAAAAGTATCACTTTAATATTGTCCGTAATTCTGATGAGTTGTTTCAGCTTTATGAGCTGACAAAGCAACCGGATAAAGAAAGAAAATTGGCAAACCTACTGATCGGTATATTGCCGAGCTTAACCAATACTAAGAATAAGATCATTGCATGCGCCCTCTTACGGAGATATTTTGCCAGACAAAATGATATGCAGAATATGAAAATTTTCTCCGATAAGCTGGATGTACTCAATAAGAGATATAATGATGAAATAACGAAAGAAGTAGATAATATCTCTGATGTGTTGAACGGCTATATCATAAAAAATATCAACCAGAAATTTGATTTTAAAATAAGGGATCATCGCAGGAAGAATATGCTGCTTTTAAGCCTGGTTCTTGCAACCATAATAATTTCTGTAAATATCATATTAAAAATAAGAGAAAGGAATAAAAAGGAAAAAGAAAGACTCGAGCGGCTGAATCTTCTGCTTGAAAGCAGTAAAGAAACTCTGGAAAAAGATATACAGATGCAAAAAGGAAAAATAAAAAACCTGCACATGAATCTGAACCTTAAAATAGAAACCGAAAAAGCATTTCTTGAAAACCTTAAAAAAATAAAGAAATCTAAGAATATTAATGCTGAAGAAACGGTAAAGGATCTTTTCTTTAAAATTAATAATCTTCTTCAGATTGATGAGAAAAACAATGATTTTGTAAGCGAAAGCTCTGAAGAAAGTAATGCATTTATGAAAAAGCTGTCCGAAATGTATCCTTTTTTATCAGAACATGATCTTAAGTTTTGCGTGTATTTCCGCATGAATTTATCTTCAAAAGAGATCGCTTTGCTGGAAAATATTACTCCAGGAAGCGTAAGGGTGTATAAAACGAAAATAAAATCTAAAATAGGACTTGGAAAAGAAGAAGAACTAAGTGCAGTTCTTAATACAATAAAATAATACTATTATTTTCAAAATACTGCGAATTTTCTTATCTTCATCTATGAAGAATTAAGCTTATGAACGAAAATTTTTTAGGCATTGTCGCTGGAATCCTTACTTCGATCTCAATGATCCCGCAACTGGTAAAAGTAATTAAAGAAAAAGACGCCGAAAATCTTTCCTGGCTGATGCTTCTGGTACTCATTACTGGGCTGTCATTATGGGTATGGTACGGTTTCATAAAAGATGAATTGCCTATTATCTTGTCCAATGCTTTTGCCGTTCTTGTGAACGTTACACTTCTGATTTGTTTTTTTATTTTTAAAAAATCCTGAGACAACAATTCTATTATTCTTAGTATACCAAAGATGCTGAAATTAACTTTTTCAGCTAAATAACTCCACTATTTTCCTCAAATT
This region includes:
- a CDS encoding SemiSWEET transporter; translation: MNENFLGIVAGILTSISMIPQLVKVIKEKDAENLSWLMLLVLITGLSLWVWYGFIKDELPIILSNAFAVLVNVTLLICFFIFKKS